Proteins encoded together in one Coregonus clupeaformis isolate EN_2021a chromosome 30, ASM2061545v1, whole genome shotgun sequence window:
- the LOC121545612 gene encoding protein kinase C and casein kinase substrate in neurons protein 1 isoform X1: MSGSYDESAAAADDAMDSFWEVGNYKRAVKRIDDGHRLCNDLMGCLQERAKIEKSYGDQLTAWSKRWRQLIEKGPQYGTVERAWLGVMTEAEKVSELHQEVKNSLLNEDLEKVKNWQKEAYHKQMIGGFKEAKEADEGFKKAQKPWAKKLKEMETAKKTYHMACKEEKLAATREADGKTQASVTTDQQKKLHEKTDKCKHDVQKAKEKYEKSLSELSAVTPPYQESMEQVFDQCQQHEVKRLTFLKEILLDIKRHLNLTENQSYGTVYRELERTILAANTQEDLQWFSNHHGPGMHMNWPMFEDYNPDATAAVVKREKVQKPAGAPPTPSTDHVAPPGDRGSISTDHVALPGDRGSVSSYEKNQAYSTDWSDDEAPAAHSGGETNGGGNENSFEEDSGSAGKGGAGTGTASGVRVRALYDYDGQEQDELTFKAGDELTKTEDEDDQGWCRGRLDTGREGLYPANYVEEI; this comes from the exons ATGTCGGGGTCCTACGATgaatctgctgctgctgctgacgaCGCTATGGACAGCTTTTGGGAG GTGGGGAACTACAAGCGTGCCGTCAAGCGGATTGACGACGGCCACCGGCTCTGCAATGACCTCATGGGCTGCCTTCAAGAACGTGCCAAGATTGAGAAGTCCTATGGTGACCAGCTGACCGCCTGGTCCAAGAGATGGAGACAGCTGATCGAGAAAG GACCCCAGTATGGCACTGTGGAGAGGGCGTGGCTGGGTGTGATGACCGAGGCTGAAAAGGTGAGTGAGCTGCACCAGGAGGTGAAGAACAGCCTGCTCAACGAAGACCTGGAGAAGGTCAAGAACTGGCAGAAGGAGGCCTACCACAAGCAGATGATCGGAGGCTTCAAGGAGGCCAAAGAGGCCGACGAGGGCTTCAAGAAGGCCCAGAAACCATGGGCCAAGAAGCTCAAAGAG ATGGAGACTGCTAAGAAAACGTACCACATGGCGTGTAAGGAGGAGAAACTGGCCGCAACCCGAGAGGCAGACGGGAAGACACAGGCCTCCGTCACAACTGACCAGCAGAAGAAACTCCACGAGAAAACAGACAAGTGCAAACATGACGTGCAGAAG GCTAAGGAGAAGTATGAGAAGTCTCTGTCGGAGCTGAGTGCTGTCACGCCCCCATACCAGGAGAGCATGGAGCAGGTGTTTGACCAGTGCCAGCAGCATGAGGTCAAGAGGCTCACCTTCCTCAAGGAGATCCTGCTGGACATTAAACGCCACCTCAATCTCACTGAGAACCAAAG CTATGGCACGGTATACAGAGAACTGGAGCGCACCATCCTGGCTGCCAACACACAGGAGGACCTGCAGTGGTTCAGCAACCACCATGGCCCTGGCATGCATATGAACTGGCCCATGTTTGAG GACTACAACCCAGATGCCACTGCTGCTGTTGTTAAAAGGGAGAAGGTGCAGAAGCCGGCTGGGGCCCCACCAACCCCCAGCACTGACCATGTCGCACCGCCTGGAGACCGCGGCAG CATCAGCACTGATCATGTGGCACTGCCTGGTGACCGTGGCAG TGTGAGCAGTTATGAAAAGAACCAGGCCTACTCTACTGATTGGTCCGATGATGAGGCGCCTGCAGCCCATTCAGGCGGTGAGACCAACGGGGGTGGGAATGAAAACTCCTTTGAGGAAGACTCTGGCAGTGCCGGAAAAGGGGGTGCTGGGACCGGAACTGCGTCTGGGGTCCGGGTGCGTGCTCTGTATGATTATGACGGACAGGAACAAGATGAGCTCACCTTCAAAGCTG GTGATGAACTGACCAAGACTGAGGATGAAGATGACCAAGGCTGGTGTCGAGGTCGCCTGGATACAGGCCGAGAGGGACTGTACCCGGCCAATTACGTTGAGGAGATTTAA
- the LOC121545612 gene encoding protein kinase C and casein kinase substrate in neurons protein 1 isoform X2, with product MSGSYDESAAAADDAMDSFWEVGNYKRAVKRIDDGHRLCNDLMGCLQERAKIEKSYGDQLTAWSKRWRQLIEKGPQYGTVERAWLGVMTEAEKVSELHQEVKNSLLNEDLEKVKNWQKEAYHKQMIGGFKEAKEADEGFKKAQKPWAKKLKEMETAKKTYHMACKEEKLAATREADGKTQASVTTDQQKKLHEKTDKCKHDVQKAKEKYEKSLSELSAVTPPYQESMEQVFDQCQQHEVKRLTFLKEILLDIKRHLNLTENQSYGTVYRELERTILAANTQEDLQWFSNHHGPGMHMNWPMFEDYNPDATAAVVKREKVQKPAGAPPTPSTDHVAPPGDRGSVSSYEKNQAYSTDWSDDEAPAAHSGGETNGGGNENSFEEDSGSAGKGGAGTGTASGVRVRALYDYDGQEQDELTFKAGDELTKTEDEDDQGWCRGRLDTGREGLYPANYVEEI from the exons ATGTCGGGGTCCTACGATgaatctgctgctgctgctgacgaCGCTATGGACAGCTTTTGGGAG GTGGGGAACTACAAGCGTGCCGTCAAGCGGATTGACGACGGCCACCGGCTCTGCAATGACCTCATGGGCTGCCTTCAAGAACGTGCCAAGATTGAGAAGTCCTATGGTGACCAGCTGACCGCCTGGTCCAAGAGATGGAGACAGCTGATCGAGAAAG GACCCCAGTATGGCACTGTGGAGAGGGCGTGGCTGGGTGTGATGACCGAGGCTGAAAAGGTGAGTGAGCTGCACCAGGAGGTGAAGAACAGCCTGCTCAACGAAGACCTGGAGAAGGTCAAGAACTGGCAGAAGGAGGCCTACCACAAGCAGATGATCGGAGGCTTCAAGGAGGCCAAAGAGGCCGACGAGGGCTTCAAGAAGGCCCAGAAACCATGGGCCAAGAAGCTCAAAGAG ATGGAGACTGCTAAGAAAACGTACCACATGGCGTGTAAGGAGGAGAAACTGGCCGCAACCCGAGAGGCAGACGGGAAGACACAGGCCTCCGTCACAACTGACCAGCAGAAGAAACTCCACGAGAAAACAGACAAGTGCAAACATGACGTGCAGAAG GCTAAGGAGAAGTATGAGAAGTCTCTGTCGGAGCTGAGTGCTGTCACGCCCCCATACCAGGAGAGCATGGAGCAGGTGTTTGACCAGTGCCAGCAGCATGAGGTCAAGAGGCTCACCTTCCTCAAGGAGATCCTGCTGGACATTAAACGCCACCTCAATCTCACTGAGAACCAAAG CTATGGCACGGTATACAGAGAACTGGAGCGCACCATCCTGGCTGCCAACACACAGGAGGACCTGCAGTGGTTCAGCAACCACCATGGCCCTGGCATGCATATGAACTGGCCCATGTTTGAG GACTACAACCCAGATGCCACTGCTGCTGTTGTTAAAAGGGAGAAGGTGCAGAAGCCGGCTGGGGCCCCACCAACCCCCAGCACTGACCATGTCGCACCGCCTGGAGACCGCGGCAG TGTGAGCAGTTATGAAAAGAACCAGGCCTACTCTACTGATTGGTCCGATGATGAGGCGCCTGCAGCCCATTCAGGCGGTGAGACCAACGGGGGTGGGAATGAAAACTCCTTTGAGGAAGACTCTGGCAGTGCCGGAAAAGGGGGTGCTGGGACCGGAACTGCGTCTGGGGTCCGGGTGCGTGCTCTGTATGATTATGACGGACAGGAACAAGATGAGCTCACCTTCAAAGCTG GTGATGAACTGACCAAGACTGAGGATGAAGATGACCAAGGCTGGTGTCGAGGTCGCCTGGATACAGGCCGAGAGGGACTGTACCCGGCCAATTACGTTGAGGAGATTTAA
- the LOC121545614 gene encoding SAM pointed domain-containing Ets transcription factor-like — MSFNDYPYSVSALRAWEEEDTKPPRGLISVPKHIVPERSLQGVFLPCSDMLLTEDSSWLLKKKETAPPEPPCKPLEQCPVIDSQGLGVGLGLGVPSGLEGQVEERCLEQVQSMVLGEVMKDIETACKLLNITPEPMEWNCGNVQKWLLWTEHLYRLPQVGKVFHELSGKDLCSMTEEDFRQRSMQCGDLLFAHLDIWRSAACMKECCTPGDTRLHDAEETYPEADSSCSSQPIHLWQFLRQLLLKPHNYGRCIRWLNKEKGIFKIENSAHVARLWGLRKNRPAMNYDKLSRSIRQYYKKGIIRKPDVSQRLVYQFVHPV, encoded by the exons ATGAGTTTCAATGACTACCCCTACAGTGTGTCTGCCCTGAGGgcctgggaggaggaggacaccAAGCCGCCCCGTGGACTGATAAGTGTGCCTAAACACATTGTTCCTGAACGTAGCCTGCAAGGAGTCTTCCTGCCCTGCTCCGACATGCTCCTCACTGAAGACAGCTCGTGGTTGTTGAAGAAGAAAGAGACAGCGCCCCCTGAGCCCCCCTGTAAGCCCCTGGAGCAGTGCCCTGTCATCGACAGCCAGGGCCTGGGGGTGGGCCTGGGATTGGGGGTCCCCTCTGGGCTGGAGGGACAGGTGGAGGAACGCTGTCTAGAGCAGGTCCAGAGCATGGTGTTGGGAGAGGTAATGAAGGACATAGAGACCGCCTGCAAGCTGCTCAACATTACCCCAG AACCCATGGAGTGGAACTGTGGGAACGTTCAGAAGTGGCTGCTGTGGACGGAGCACCTGTACAGACTACCCCAGGTGGGCAAGGTGTTCCATGAGCTCAGTGGGAAGGACCTGTGCTCCATGACAGAGGAGGACTTCAGGCAGCGCTCAATGCAGTGTGGAGACCTGCTGTTTGCGCACCTGGACATCTGGAGATCAG CTGCGTGCATGAAGGAGTGCTGCACACCAGGAGATACCAGGTTACATGATGCTGAGGAGACGTATCCAGAGGCTGATtcctcctgctcaagccagccCATCCACCTGTGGCAGTTCCTTAGACAGCTGCTCCTCAAGCCACACAACTATGGACGATGCATCCGCTGGCTCAACAAGGAGAAAG GTATCTTCAAAATCGAAAACTCGGCTCATGTGGCCAGGTTATGGGGCCTCAGGAAGAACCGTCCAGCTATGAACTATGACAAGCTGAGTCGCTCTATCCGACAGTACTACAAGAAGGGTATCATCCGCAAACCTGATGTGTCCCAGAGACTGGTCTATCAGTTTGTCCACCCTGTATGA